One genomic region from Granulicatella adiacens ATCC 49175 encodes:
- a CDS encoding ABC transporter permease: MDWKKRAGAYLIRKKIRTGILFFIMVLISSAVLAVLSMQESTGKVEEKLLSLSNSGFQVESILNDGGIQKKQLTQIEKTDGVKDVQYEYDAVGQLQDAKAVQREQSVQLDQGNLGELVGVRGVSDSNNEMNFASGALNIQSGRALTKEDRNKVLIHEELAKENNWTVGSKIKMKLFKNGEEGGGSYDEITVEVVGIFNGKLSEQSTGLTSDLTENRMYMDYKTSQLLAGNKESNEVVHRAIYTVKNPSQLDSVIKEVKKLSLNWETLQLSKNEQVFEQVSGPISNFKSLMMLLTGSVFALAVIILFLILLFTLRERIHEFGILLSLGISRGKIISQILLELFTIASGSYLIALFFGEFVANQFYSGLISSDDIPAQVKSLFESSLPQLTLMEGVKTLVIVIVIIVLAVLFSTAVILMKKPKKILSQMN, translated from the coding sequence GGAAGGTTGAAGAGAAACTCCTTAGTCTTTCAAATTCAGGCTTTCAAGTTGAATCAATCTTAAATGATGGGGGGATACAAAAGAAGCAATTAACTCAAATTGAGAAAACAGATGGAGTTAAAGATGTTCAATATGAATATGATGCGGTAGGGCAATTGCAAGATGCTAAAGCTGTTCAAAGAGAACAATCTGTTCAACTAGATCAAGGAAATCTCGGTGAGCTAGTGGGTGTTCGAGGCGTTAGTGATAGCAATAATGAAATGAATTTTGCCAGTGGAGCATTAAATATTCAAAGTGGGAGAGCATTAACAAAAGAAGATCGAAATAAAGTTCTTATTCATGAAGAGTTAGCGAAAGAGAACAACTGGACGGTTGGCTCTAAAATCAAAATGAAACTGTTTAAGAATGGAGAAGAAGGTGGAGGCTCTTATGATGAAATCACTGTTGAAGTCGTTGGGATTTTCAACGGAAAATTATCAGAGCAATCTACAGGCCTCACAAGTGATTTAACTGAAAATCGTATGTATATGGATTATAAAACGAGTCAGTTATTAGCAGGTAATAAGGAGTCGAACGAAGTTGTGCATAGAGCTATTTATACTGTAAAGAATCCTTCTCAACTAGACTCTGTGATTAAAGAAGTAAAAAAACTTTCACTAAATTGGGAAACTTTACAATTATCCAAAAATGAACAAGTTTTTGAACAAGTATCAGGTCCAATTTCAAATTTTAAATCATTAATGATGTTATTAACGGGATCTGTGTTCGCATTAGCAGTCATTATATTATTCTTAATTTTATTATTCACCTTACGTGAAAGAATCCATGAATTTGGAATATTATTATCTCTTGGTATTTCAAGAGGAAAAATTATTAGTCAAATTTTACTGGAGCTGTTTACGATTGCTTCAGGAAGTTATTTAATCGCATTATTCTTTGGTGAGTTTGTGGCAAATCAATTTTACTCAGGATTGATTTCATCGGATGATATACCTGCTCAGGTCAAGTCATTATTTGAATCCAGTTTACCGCAGCTTACGCTAATGGAAGGTGTTAAAACATTAGTCATCGTCATTGTCATTATTGTATTAGCAGTACTATTTAGTACAGCTGTAATCTTAATGAAAAAACCAAAGAAAATATTAAGTCAAATGAATTAA
- a CDS encoding ABC transporter ATP-binding protein gives MSVLSLENIYYRYENAQKYVLKDLNAQFEEGKFIAVVGKSGAGKSTFLSLLAGLDSPTKGKVLFKGEDIAKGSYSDHRRDHICLVFQNYNLIDYLTPLENVKLVNEKADKEILLKLGLGEELIHRNVLKLSGGQQQRVAIARALVSKAPIILADEPTGNLDEGTAAEIIDILKMAAHESGKCVVVVTHSPQVADACDEVLTLEEGQLKKSKGKKG, from the coding sequence ATGTCAGTGTTATCATTAGAAAATATTTACTATCGTTATGAGAATGCACAAAAATATGTTTTAAAAGATTTAAATGCACAGTTTGAGGAAGGAAAATTTATTGCTGTTGTAGGTAAATCGGGTGCTGGGAAATCAACATTCTTATCTTTATTAGCAGGATTGGATAGTCCAACAAAGGGAAAAGTGCTATTTAAAGGAGAAGATATTGCAAAAGGTTCATACAGCGATCATCGTAGAGATCATATTTGCTTAGTTTTCCAAAACTACAATTTGATTGATTACTTAACACCGCTTGAAAATGTCAAACTTGTAAACGAAAAAGCGGATAAAGAAATTCTTCTAAAATTAGGATTAGGAGAAGAATTGATTCATAGAAATGTATTGAAACTATCAGGTGGACAGCAACAACGTGTAGCTATTGCTAGAGCTTTAGTATCCAAAGCGCCAATCATTTTAGCAGATGAGCCAACAGGAAACTTAGATGAAGGAACAGCTGCTGAAATTATTGATATTTTAAAAATGGCTGCCCATGAAAGCGGAAAGTGTGTAGTTGTGGTGACTCATAGTCCGCAAGTAGCCGACGCTTGTGACGAAGTTCTTACACTTGAAGAAGGACAATTAAAAAAATCAAAAGGAAAGAAGGGGTGA
- a CDS encoding ABC transporter permease: protein MRIIQNAWAYVTRKKFKSFIIFFILFSMATVALSSLSVKHATDTAAKETFKSINSSFSMQIDRRHNQGTARGGGNLKGKDIKAIEGIEGVQKAIKRMEVVADLVDQELIPAQGVKLDANRVKRFGKAAMVTGINDSSMDERFAAQTFTLTSGRHITDSDTNVAMVHEDFAKKNNLKVGDKIKLKSNIYDADNEKKANNETEVTIVGTFSGKNKGRVTAPQELYENTILTDLKTSRLMYGFSEEDGTYLDATFLVSGEYDIDKVMEQAKKLGINWKAYTLVKSSQNYPTLQKSINLVYGLTNKLFIGSLIFSAIILVLILFLWTNSRRKEIGIRLALGMTKKTIITQMLCEVGMVSIASFGAAFLAGGPVSEWVGKLILGQVNSSLGTQLANEAKSANLGGGAAVDGFNKTLTELSVTVSNMDKGIVIGLGLVVIVIAVLLASALILQKSPKSLLQDTE, encoded by the coding sequence ATGAGAATTATTCAAAATGCTTGGGCATACGTGACTAGAAAGAAATTTAAATCGTTCATAATTTTCTTTATCTTATTCAGTATGGCAACTGTTGCTTTAAGTAGTTTATCTGTAAAACATGCGACAGACACAGCTGCAAAAGAAACCTTTAAATCGATTAATTCGTCTTTTTCAATGCAAATTGACCGTCGTCACAATCAAGGAACTGCTCGTGGTGGGGGGAACTTGAAGGGGAAAGATATCAAAGCCATTGAAGGGATTGAAGGTGTTCAAAAAGCTATTAAACGAATGGAAGTTGTAGCGGACTTAGTTGATCAAGAATTAATCCCAGCTCAAGGTGTTAAATTGGATGCCAACCGTGTGAAACGTTTTGGAAAAGCTGCGATGGTAACGGGAATTAATGATTCAAGTATGGATGAACGTTTTGCAGCTCAAACATTCACATTAACATCTGGAAGACACATTACAGATTCAGATACGAACGTAGCAATGGTTCATGAAGACTTTGCTAAGAAAAACAATTTAAAAGTTGGAGACAAGATTAAATTAAAATCCAATATTTATGATGCGGATAATGAAAAGAAAGCAAACAACGAAACTGAAGTAACAATTGTCGGAACGTTTAGTGGGAAAAATAAAGGAAGAGTAACTGCTCCTCAAGAATTATACGAAAATACAATTTTAACAGACTTAAAAACAAGTCGTTTAATGTATGGATTTAGTGAAGAAGATGGCACTTATTTAGATGCAACTTTCCTAGTTTCAGGAGAATATGACATCGATAAGGTAATGGAACAAGCTAAAAAATTAGGGATTAACTGGAAAGCTTATACATTAGTGAAAAGTAGCCAAAACTATCCAACTTTACAAAAATCAATTAACCTTGTGTATGGTCTAACGAATAAATTATTCATCGGAAGTCTAATTTTCTCTGCGATTATTTTAGTGTTAATCTTGTTCTTGTGGACAAACAGCCGTCGTAAGGAAATCGGAATTCGATTAGCATTAGGAATGACAAAGAAAACAATTATTACACAAATGCTATGTGAAGTAGGAATGGTAAGTATCGCAAGTTTTGGGGCGGCCTTTTTAGCAGGGGGACCTGTCAGTGAATGGGTTGGAAAATTAATTTTAGGACAAGTGAATAGTAGTTTAGGAACTCAACTTGCCAACGAAGCAAAATCAGCTAACTTAGGTGGAGGTGCTGCAGTAGATGGATTTAATAAGACTCTAACGGAACTATCAGTAACAGTTTCAAATATGGACAAAGGAATCGTTATTGGACTTGGGTTAGTGGTTATTGTCATTGCGGTATTGCTTGCGAGCGCATTGATTTTACAAAAATCACCGAAGAGCTTGTTACAGGATACGGAATAA
- a CDS encoding response regulator transcription factor, with amino-acid sequence MNLLIVEDEEAIREGVREFLSEQGFTVFEACDGVEALEVFNRESVDLILLDIMMPRKNGFEVLEEVRQKSNVPILMLTALQDEETQVKSFELLVDGYIQKPFSLMVLYKRIEALLKRHYGEVETWSYQDTSVNFTRFEAYVNNQLVEVTAKELSILKLLVKHEGQALSRSQILDHVWSNHEDPPFDRVVDVYIKQLRKKLKLDCIVTIKNVGYKLELK; translated from the coding sequence TTGAATTTATTAATTGTTGAAGATGAAGAGGCTATTCGAGAAGGTGTTCGAGAATTTTTAAGTGAACAAGGATTTACAGTCTTTGAAGCTTGTGATGGTGTCGAAGCTCTCGAAGTATTTAACCGAGAATCCGTTGATTTGATTCTATTAGATATTATGATGCCCCGAAAGAATGGGTTTGAAGTATTAGAAGAAGTTCGACAGAAAAGTAATGTCCCAATATTGATGTTAACAGCCTTACAAGATGAGGAGACTCAAGTAAAAAGCTTTGAATTACTTGTGGATGGATATATTCAAAAACCATTTTCTCTAATGGTCCTTTATAAGAGGATTGAGGCTTTGCTAAAAAGACATTATGGAGAAGTAGAAACCTGGAGTTATCAGGATACAAGTGTTAATTTTACGCGATTTGAAGCGTATGTAAATAATCAATTAGTAGAAGTGACTGCTAAAGAGCTGTCGATTCTAAAACTGCTTGTGAAGCATGAGGGACAAGCTTTGAGCCGTTCACAAATTTTAGATCATGTTTGGTCTAACCATGAAGATCCACCATTTGATCGAGTCGTGGATGTTTATATTAAACAGCTACGTAAAAAGCTAAAATTAGATTGTATTGTTACTATTAAAAATGTTGGATATAAATTGGAGTTAAAATGA
- a CDS encoding sensor histidine kinase — MRRLKLFPKIFIYTFSILISLVAVAHLFLYFAFPHFYMQERQQELSRKADVLVQSLSQVDEKGAASALQVYANNEGITAYLKHESTGESVTLGAKLPIDENSNQHSVIIEDREVTTKDGKKLFIQVVSTTEMVKQATRVTFHYLPLSLAISIFTAVIFSYIYARKLSRPLMRMSRVTEKMMNLERDAAFLEPSSDEIGQMEVQINDLYQHLLSVIDELEEKNQKMIRLEKTKVDFLRSASHELKTPLASLRIMLENMSLNVGKYKDRDKYLVASLGKVDQLSVLVQEILELSKLQESTMEKQSIQLEKMIPIWNKEFKILAQERNLIIETDLESSTIEMNQMAFQKVWNNLMINAIRYSNEGGVIKVSAKNGILKIENPCQPLTEEEIEMAYSLLPSTSNKGSGNGVGLYIVHQLLKQEEIKHRFYAIKTGMCFEIETE, encoded by the coding sequence ATGAGAAGATTAAAATTATTTCCAAAAATTTTCATTTATACTTTTAGTATATTAATATCACTCGTTGCGGTTGCTCATTTATTCTTATATTTTGCTTTCCCGCATTTTTACATGCAAGAACGGCAGCAAGAACTGAGTAGAAAAGCGGATGTTCTTGTACAGAGTCTTTCTCAAGTGGATGAAAAGGGAGCTGCTTCAGCATTACAAGTGTATGCCAATAATGAAGGTATAACAGCGTATTTGAAGCATGAAAGCACTGGAGAAAGTGTAACTTTAGGAGCAAAATTACCAATAGATGAGAACAGCAATCAACATTCTGTGATTATCGAAGACCGTGAAGTCACGACTAAGGATGGGAAAAAATTATTTATTCAAGTGGTGTCAACGACGGAAATGGTCAAACAAGCCACGCGAGTCACTTTCCATTATTTACCATTGTCTTTAGCCATCTCGATATTTACGGCAGTAATTTTCTCTTATATTTACGCAAGAAAACTATCAAGACCTCTGATGAGAATGTCTCGAGTCACAGAGAAAATGATGAATTTAGAAAGAGATGCAGCCTTTTTAGAACCAAGTTCAGATGAGATTGGACAGATGGAAGTGCAAATTAATGATTTGTATCAACATTTATTGTCGGTAATTGATGAACTAGAAGAAAAGAATCAAAAAATGATTCGCTTAGAAAAAACAAAAGTGGATTTTCTTCGTAGTGCCTCGCATGAGTTGAAAACACCACTTGCTAGTTTAAGAATTATGCTAGAAAACATGAGCCTTAATGTAGGAAAATACAAAGATCGAGATAAATATCTAGTAGCATCCCTTGGCAAAGTGGACCAGTTATCTGTATTAGTTCAAGAAATATTGGAGCTTTCAAAATTACAAGAAAGCACAATGGAAAAGCAATCGATTCAACTAGAAAAAATGATTCCTATTTGGAACAAAGAATTTAAAATTTTAGCACAAGAAAGAAATTTAATTATTGAAACGGATCTAGAATCTTCAACAATAGAAATGAACCAAATGGCCTTCCAAAAGGTTTGGAATAATTTGATGATTAATGCGATTCGTTACTCAAATGAAGGAGGTGTTATCAAAGTTTCTGCTAAAAATGGTATCTTAAAAATAGAGAATCCTTGTCAACCTCTGACGGAGGAAGAAATAGAGATGGCATATTCATTACTACCATCGACAAGTAATAAAGGAAGTGGTAATGGGGTAGGATTATACATTGTCCATCAATTATTAAAACAAGAAGAAATTAAACATCGCTTTTATGCAATCAAAACAGGAATGTGTTTTGAAATAGAAACAGAATAA
- a CDS encoding phosphoenolpyruvate carboxykinase (ATP), translating to MATIDRFATDTIRKSNPHLSQLKATIEPAFYSNNATEIPTLAEAYELASHAPNTTVLDAFVANAKDLGLPEDAHILSVVDGSVVGRTAKARRILGNNPSEDAKIIPIIRDEIYNSAFKPFIKGTAIVGLDEDFMVKAHITMPKEHINNLYSWLLNFQIFNDQYKRRYDASKQYDENDIFIFFDPTWRHPDYPDGLAFFDTKHNCAAILGMSYFGEIKKGTLTLAWATAARNNYVSCHGGLKIFRKEGESYVASFFGLSGSGKSTLTHAKHDNKYDIEVLHDDAFVISVEDGSSVALEPSYFDKTNDYPAGHREQDYFVTVQNCGVTLDENGRKVLVTEDIRNGNGRTIKSRYSTPNRVDKIQEPIQSIFWIMKDDALPPLVKITDPRLASILGCTLMTKRSTAENTGAGANLDALVIEPYANPFRVYPLVEDYEKFKALFDKGVDCYIINTGDFLGKKVTKEVSLGVIETVVDGKAKFDLFGGLPGMEYLPVEGYEVPEMNGDYAELIRDRMQFRLDYLKAFNDANPEHQIPTDALESIKTIERFIDVL from the coding sequence ATGGCAACAATTGATCGTTTCGCTACAGACACTATACGCAAGAGCAATCCGCATCTTTCGCAATTGAAGGCAACTATTGAACCAGCTTTTTATTCGAACAATGCGACTGAAATTCCGACTCTGGCAGAGGCGTATGAATTAGCGTCACATGCACCCAATACAACTGTATTAGATGCATTCGTAGCAAATGCGAAGGATTTAGGATTACCCGAGGATGCGCATATTCTTTCGGTAGTGGATGGGAGTGTCGTTGGACGTACGGCAAAAGCTCGTCGAATTTTAGGGAATAATCCGTCAGAAGATGCAAAGATTATTCCAATTATTCGCGACGAAATTTATAACAGCGCTTTTAAACCTTTTATTAAAGGAACGGCTATTGTAGGTCTTGATGAAGACTTTATGGTAAAAGCGCACATCACGATGCCTAAAGAACATATTAATAACTTATATTCTTGGTTATTGAACTTCCAAATTTTCAATGACCAATATAAGAGACGTTATGATGCATCGAAACAATATGATGAAAATGACATTTTTATTTTCTTTGATCCTACATGGAGACATCCTGACTACCCAGATGGATTAGCGTTCTTTGATACGAAACATAATTGTGCTGCAATTTTAGGAATGAGTTATTTTGGGGAAATCAAAAAGGGAACATTGACACTTGCTTGGGCAACTGCCGCTCGTAACAACTACGTTTCTTGTCACGGCGGATTGAAGATTTTCCGTAAAGAAGGCGAATCTTACGTTGCAAGCTTCTTTGGATTATCTGGATCAGGGAAGTCTACATTAACACACGCAAAACATGATAATAAATATGATATTGAAGTATTACACGACGATGCATTTGTAATTTCGGTAGAAGATGGTTCATCTGTAGCTTTGGAACCTTCTTACTTCGACAAAACAAATGACTATCCAGCAGGTCACAGAGAACAAGATTACTTCGTAACGGTTCAAAACTGCGGTGTGACTCTGGATGAAAACGGCCGTAAAGTATTAGTAACAGAAGATATTCGGAATGGTAACGGGCGAACAATTAAATCTCGTTATTCAACCCCGAACCGCGTCGATAAGATTCAAGAACCAATTCAATCTATTTTCTGGATTATGAAAGATGATGCACTTCCACCATTAGTGAAAATCACAGACCCACGTTTAGCATCTATTTTAGGATGTACTTTAATGACAAAACGTTCAACAGCTGAAAATACAGGGGCTGGAGCAAACTTAGATGCGCTCGTTATCGAACCATACGCAAACCCATTCCGTGTATATCCATTAGTAGAAGACTACGAAAAATTCAAAGCTTTATTTGATAAAGGAGTAGATTGCTACATTATCAATACAGGGGATTTCTTAGGTAAGAAAGTGACGAAAGAAGTGTCTCTTGGTGTAATTGAAACAGTTGTTGATGGTAAAGCAAAATTTGATTTGTTTGGCGGCCTTCCAGGAATGGAATACTTACCAGTAGAAGGCTATGAAGTGCCTGAAATGAACGGAGACTACGCTGAATTGATTCGTGATCGTATGCAATTCCGTTTGGATTACTTGAAAGCATTTAATGATGCAAATCCAGAACATCAAATTCCAACAGATGCTCTTGAAAGCATCAAGACAATCGAACGCTTTATCGACGTATTATAG
- a CDS encoding oxaloacetate decarboxylase subunit alpha produces the protein MTRKIGITDTILRDAHQSLMATRMRIEDMLPVLDQLDEAGFASLECWGGATFDACIRFLDEDPWDRLRTLKKHLKKTPLQMLLRGQNILGYRHYADDVVEKFVEKSAENGIDIFRIFDALNDVRNLEASLNAVKKTGKEAQMTICYTISDAHTIDYYKELAAKMQEMGADSICVKDMAGILTPARGIELVRALKEVITVPIVVHTHCTSGIAQLTYQAVIEAGADRIDTALSPLSEGTSQPPTESLAIALRELGYDISVDLAKLEPIADHFRVIKDKYIKDGTLNPKMLTPDPRALLYQVPGGMLSNMYSQLTQAGATDKYEEVLKEVPKVRADLGYPPLVTPMSQMVGTQATMNVLTGKRYKVVSNEVKAYLLGSYGQSPVPIQESFRRSIIGDQEVITDRPANHLPPEFETLKAELGDLARSDEDVLTYALFPKVGKEFLLKKNGQWQKPSEIVKIFATVK, from the coding sequence ATGACTCGAAAAATAGGAATTACAGATACAATCTTACGGGATGCTCATCAATCGTTGATGGCAACCCGTATGCGAATTGAAGATATGCTCCCTGTTTTAGATCAATTAGACGAAGCAGGATTTGCCTCTTTAGAATGTTGGGGTGGAGCAACGTTTGACGCCTGTATTCGTTTCTTAGACGAAGACCCATGGGACAGACTTCGCACCTTGAAAAAACATTTAAAGAAAACACCGCTTCAAATGCTGTTACGCGGACAAAATATTTTGGGATATCGTCACTATGCCGATGATGTTGTAGAAAAATTTGTCGAAAAATCAGCAGAAAATGGGATTGATATTTTCAGGATTTTCGATGCGTTAAACGACGTTCGTAACTTGGAAGCTTCACTAAATGCCGTGAAGAAGACAGGTAAAGAAGCGCAAATGACAATCTGTTACACGATTAGTGATGCGCATACGATTGACTATTACAAAGAACTAGCAGCTAAAATGCAAGAAATGGGTGCGGATTCTATCTGTGTGAAAGACATGGCTGGAATTTTAACACCAGCTCGTGGGATTGAGCTTGTTCGTGCATTAAAAGAAGTGATTACTGTTCCAATCGTTGTACACACTCACTGCACAAGTGGTATTGCGCAACTCACTTATCAAGCAGTCATTGAAGCTGGTGCGGACCGTATCGACACAGCTCTTTCACCACTCAGTGAAGGAACTAGTCAACCGCCTACGGAATCGTTAGCGATTGCGCTTCGTGAACTTGGCTATGACATCTCCGTTGATTTGGCAAAATTAGAACCAATTGCAGACCACTTCCGAGTAATTAAAGATAAATACATTAAAGATGGAACATTAAATCCAAAAATGTTAACACCAGATCCACGTGCGCTTTTATATCAGGTTCCTGGTGGGATGTTATCGAATATGTATTCTCAATTAACTCAAGCAGGTGCAACGGATAAATACGAAGAAGTATTAAAAGAAGTGCCAAAAGTAAGAGCAGACCTTGGATATCCACCACTCGTAACTCCAATGAGCCAAATGGTGGGAACTCAAGCAACGATGAATGTTCTTACTGGCAAACGCTATAAAGTGGTTTCAAACGAAGTGAAAGCATACTTACTTGGTTCATATGGACAATCACCAGTGCCAATTCAAGAAAGCTTCAGAAGATCAATCATTGGGGATCAAGAAGTTATCACGGATCGACCAGCCAATCATTTGCCACCTGAATTCGAAACACTCAAAGCAGAACTTGGAGATTTAGCAAGAAGTGACGAAGACGTCTTAACTTACGCACTTTTCCCTAAAGTCGGCAAAGAATTCTTGCTTAAGAAAAATGGACAATGGCAAAAACCATCTGAAATCGTGAAGATTTTTGCGACTGTAAAGTGA
- a CDS encoding OadG family protein, protein MQLSLLEILWITIVSMGIVFVMLTILMFLMQGSSKVIQILEAKSHTTVGVVGKPVEVKPEAPTNDGTLFETNKLARVAALVALTQASADVPDKHFEIVSIEKKVD, encoded by the coding sequence ATGCAACTAAGTTTATTAGAAATCTTATGGATCACAATCGTTTCAATGGGAATTGTGTTTGTGATGTTGACGATTCTAATGTTCCTCATGCAAGGAAGCTCTAAAGTTATCCAAATCCTGGAAGCAAAGAGTCATACAACAGTTGGAGTTGTGGGGAAACCAGTTGAGGTGAAACCTGAGGCTCCAACAAATGATGGAACACTATTTGAAACGAATAAACTTGCTAGAGTAGCCGCATTAGTAGCTTTAACACAAGCAAGTGCGGATGTACCAGACAAGCACTTTGAAATTGTATCGATTGAAAAGAAGGTGGACTAA
- a CDS encoding biotin/lipoyl-containing protein, with translation MKKYEVEVNGETFIVSLKEISNEEAKQKLAAAPAPNAPVEEKKPTQDPAPTGDGEVVPAPMAGIVLSVNKNIGDAVKKGDVLVILEAMKMENEILAPCDGVVKAIHVSSNESVESNQPLLTI, from the coding sequence ATGAAAAAATATGAAGTAGAAGTAAATGGCGAAACATTTATCGTCTCACTAAAAGAAATTTCAAATGAAGAAGCAAAGCAGAAATTAGCAGCAGCTCCAGCACCTAATGCGCCAGTGGAAGAAAAGAAACCTACACAGGATCCTGCTCCAACAGGGGACGGTGAAGTGGTTCCAGCTCCAATGGCAGGGATTGTATTATCGGTCAATAAAAATATCGGTGATGCAGTGAAAAAAGGAGATGTACTCGTGATTTTAGAAGCCATGAAGATGGAAAATGAAATCCTTGCTCCTTGTGACGGTGTTGTGAAAGCAATTCATGTATCAAGTAATGAATCTGTCGAATCGAACCAACCACTCTTAACGATTTAG
- a CDS encoding sodium ion-translocating decarboxylase subunit beta: MEVIQQLIETSGLYNLTIQNIIMLIIACVFLYLGIKRGYEPYLMVPIAFGMLLVNLPLAGLMDAPTENGPGGLLYYLYQGTNLGIYPPLIFLCLGASTDFGPLLANPKTILLGGAAQFGIFVAFFLSVMWGMTPQEAASVGIIGGADGPTALFLTTRLAPHLLPAIALAAYSYMALVPIIQPPIIRALTTKKERLVKMTENRKVSETEKILFPIIVTIFVSLLVPSATPLVGCLMLGNLIKEIKVVPNITKVLQNAMMYGVTIILGLTVGAKATGELFLSVSTLKITLLGLIAFAGGTAAGVLMGKLMYKLSGGKINPMIGAAGVSAVPMAARVVQKEGQREDPSNYLLMHAMGPNVAGVIGSAIAAGVLLAFFS; the protein is encoded by the coding sequence ATGGAAGTCATTCAACAGTTGATTGAAACGAGTGGGCTCTATAATTTAACAATTCAAAATATCATTATGTTAATTATCGCCTGTGTGTTTCTATATCTAGGGATTAAACGAGGGTATGAACCATACTTAATGGTTCCGATTGCGTTCGGGATGCTCCTTGTAAACTTACCGTTAGCAGGATTAATGGATGCTCCTACTGAAAATGGACCTGGTGGACTCTTGTATTACTTATATCAAGGAACGAACCTTGGGATTTATCCACCGTTGATTTTCCTTTGCTTAGGAGCTTCGACAGACTTCGGCCCGCTACTAGCTAATCCGAAAACTATCTTGCTTGGTGGGGCAGCTCAATTCGGTATTTTCGTCGCATTCTTCCTTTCAGTAATGTGGGGAATGACACCGCAAGAAGCCGCTTCAGTAGGAATCATCGGGGGTGCGGATGGACCCACCGCCTTGTTCTTAACAACAAGACTTGCACCGCACTTATTACCAGCAATCGCCCTAGCAGCGTACTCATATATGGCGCTTGTGCCAATCATTCAACCGCCAATTATTCGTGCGCTTACAACGAAGAAAGAACGTCTAGTGAAGATGACAGAAAACCGTAAAGTCAGTGAAACGGAAAAAATTCTTTTCCCAATCATCGTTACGATTTTCGTCAGCTTATTAGTACCAAGTGCAACACCTTTAGTAGGATGCTTAATGCTCGGTAACTTAATTAAAGAAATTAAGGTAGTTCCAAACATTACAAAAGTTCTACAAAATGCGATGATGTACGGTGTTACTATTATTTTAGGATTAACCGTTGGAGCAAAAGCAACAGGGGAATTATTCTTATCCGTATCAACTCTTAAAATTACTTTATTAGGGTTAATCGCTTTTGCTGGAGGAACAGCAGCGGGGGTTCTAATGGGTAAATTGATGTACAAATTATCAGGCGGTAAGATTAATCCAATGATCGGTGCTGCAGGGGTATCTGCCGTACCAATGGCCGCTCGTGTTGTACAAAAAGAAGGACAAAGAGAAGACCCAAGTAACTACTTATTAATGCACGCAATGGGACCAAACGTAGCCGGAGTTATCGGTAGTGCGATTGCGGCAGGGGTATTACTCGCATTCTTCTCATAA